The Methanofollis sp. genome includes the window GATTCGGACGGTTGAAGTGGCGGATCGCGAAGATCCCCCTCTCACGTGAACCGTCCAGAAACGGCTTTCGCCTGAGTTCAACAGTGCCGGCACGGTTAAAATGGTAGAGGAGGATGAGGTGGGAGAAGGCGTCGAGATCCAGCAGACCTTCCACATACTCGGGAAAGATCTCCACACGACCATCTGACCCGGAATAAACAGGTTGAATCGGAGTGTCTGCCTGCTCGGCAAACCCGGACCTGATGACTCCGATAGGTCTGTACCGGATCGCCAGATCATGGAGATCCGTGTCATTGACATTAGCATCGGTCATATAACATCCCGGCAGCCGTTGCTCCCGGCCGCGCATGAGGGAAGATTATTGAAGAACTGATAAAAGGGTTCAGATATCAGCAATGATCAGGAGAGGGGTGTGGTGACAGGGCCGGGAGAGGAAGTACGAAATGGGCCGGGCCTACGGTTCAATCTCAGCGAGGCCGCCGGGTCTGTCGGAGACTTCGGTACCATCCTCCCCATCGTGCTCGGCGTCGCCCTTGTCTGCAACGTGAACCTCTCGTACGTCTTCCTCTTCTTCGCCCTCTGGTACGTGATCTCAGGCCTCTACTACCGCCTGCCCATCCCGGTCGAACCCCTGAAGGCCGTCGGGGCGATCGCGATCGCCGAAGGCCTCACCGCGGGGGAGATCGCCGCCTCCGGACTGATCATGGGCGTCCTCTTCCTCGCTCTCGGCCTTATCGGGGGCATGCGCCATCTCAGCGACCGTATCCCGACCTCTGTCGTCCGCGGTGTGCAGGCGGGCCTCGCCCTCCTCCTCCTGAAGACTTCCTTCGGATTCGTCGCAGCCGACCCCCTCTTCGCCGG containing:
- the tsaA gene encoding tRNA (N6-threonylcarbamoyladenosine(37)-N6)-methyltransferase TrmO, translated to MTDANVNDTDLHDLAIRYRPIGVIRSGFAEQADTPIQPVYSGSDGRVEIFPEYVEGLLDLDAFSHLILLYHFNRAGTVELRRKPFLDGSRERGIFAIRHFNRPNPIGLSIVGLTSVRGNVLEISGVDILDNTPLLDIKPYIYQFDHRENVRSGWVDLQTDGRTPEKCTPAELSGQGYLSREPSP